Part of the Spinacia oleracea cultivar Varoflay chromosome 5, BTI_SOV_V1, whole genome shotgun sequence genome, AATTCCTTGAgtttttcaaaggattcagacttatgcttcattaggtagacataaccatatctactgaagtcatcagtgaaagtgataaagtagctgaaaccacctctagcatttgtactcattggtccacatatatctgtatggattaaacccaatagttcagtttctctttctccaactttagagaaacgttgctttgtcattttgccaagtaaacatgattcgcacttaccataatcctctaagtcaaatggttctagaataccttctttttgaagtctttctatgcgttttatgtctatatggcctaatcgacaatgccacagataggtgagatctgaatcattctttttggcctttttggtatttatattataaacttgtttgtcgtgatctaataaataaagtccattgactaatctagaagatccataaaacatctctttaaaataaaacgagcaactattgtcttttattaaaaaggaaaatcccttagcatctaagcaagaaacagaaatgatgtttttagtaagacttggaacatggaatcATTCTTCCatttccaaaactagcctagagggaaacgacaaataataagttcctacagctagtGCAGCAATCCGTGatccatttcccacttgtaggtcgacttcacccttgcttaaccttctacttcttcttagtccctgtgaattggaacataagtgtgagccacaacctgtatctaatacccaagaagttgaattagcaagtatacagtctataacgaaaatacctgaagatggaacaactgttccgttcttctgatcttccttaagcttcaagcaatctctcttccaatgcccttcttcttgcagtagaagcattcagattcagaagtgggttggctcaccttcttcttttcagacttggtgcctccagattgcttagtcgggctgccttcttgccacctttcttagcattcctcttcttgccagatttcttgaacttgcccccacgcacctgtagacacctactttaatttgtccccgttcccgcaagagaaaggttcgatgattaaagcataaaaactccacttgacaacgcatctcctataaaataaacgaatctcgattccccatttcatttcacccgaaacctgctatttatggaaacctgctaaaaatagtaactgccgtaaaaggtagcttctaaaagtggcaaatcataaaagatagaaacatgtcagaattaggtgttgcattccaacataaatcctaaatgagatagaaaactgcgagaatcctattcctaatatgattcggaaataagagttacgtattaattgaaatcctaacgagcctagagttcgtaacgggcccggatgcattccgtcacaaaattgatacgcgctaaaagactcgaattaatctcaaactctacggatttcaggaatccgaatctgactaaaaaataatagagactttagatggtcctaagaccctttagaatatgggtcagttttatttcagtgtgttttccttactttccgaatcaataaaggcgtaatatttctcctaaaatttttattctaacactaaataaacagcaaatgtacttgcaaaatacaaaaataaagaggcggcccactctaggcccaacaaacaaagcccactcgattttgaaatagtgccatgggaaccaattcccgaaacccacaaaataaaccacactatcccaatcacatccccaaaacctaaaaagccaaccagtgtcatcataagagccaatccatgcaacccaaaatcaaaggaaatcaaaaatttaaaacaatgcaaatgttaccaaaaaaaacagattcataaaacatagattccatcatacccttcactaacaacccacctccaaagcctacacaaagatttttataacttccgcaccctaactccattttcaaaactgtttcaagtcaccaatagaaaaaattaatccagacaaaagtgcatttcacgctaacagtcaaaaaatcctccaaaatagcctcaaaattaactttaaatacgaagcacaatatcaaggcacaaaaaagggggaatagaaataaacgcaagaacatgtgaagcaaagcgtcaaaaattgaccgcccaagtcattttcagcgcccagggctgggcgccgaaatttctgacgccccagcctgggcgttgaaactctctgcctgccaaaagttttctttttgaaagtgctcgtcattttatccgcacacaacggaaaaataacgaacacttggggggtacagtacgtatccaaataggtttaccaagaatatagctatcCAAATAGGTCTAccaaaatccggcatactagaacttattctaaagctagaactacgtgtagacacctacttttgtccccgttcccgcaagggaaaggttcgatgatgaaagcataaaaactccacttgacaacgcatctcctataaaataaacgaatctcgattccccatttcatttcacccgaaaccagctatttatggaaacctgctaaaaatagtaactgccgtaaaaagtagtttctaaaagtggcaaaatcataaaagatagaaacctgtcagaattaggtgttgcattccaacataaatcctaaatgagatagaaaactgcgagaatcctattcctaatatgattcggaaataagagttacgtattaattgaaatcctaacgagcctagagttcgtaacgggcccagacgcattccgtcacaaaattaatacgcgctaaaagactcgaattaatctcaaactctacggatttcaggattCCGAAtttgacaaagaattcggcccagacatcactttcaacgcccagagctgggcgccgaaatctttgacgcccagccctgggtgctgaaattacatggatctctatttttaacgcccagccctgggcgccgaaatctttgacgcccagagctgggcgccgaaattacctgggacgtgttttttcctaattctatctttccacgaactcttccctataaataggcccctagtttcgacgtgagtactagtcagggacgcattttcagcgcccctggctaggcgccaatatttctcacggccactgctgggcgctgaagttgctgcctggccttttggtcaggcacagcagcctcggtgcccacgcatgaagaaaatacgtagcaaaaaaaaagacttttcgtaaaaacaattgctacgaaggcgtatgaaaaagcactcgattctaaaagcgacttgtaaaaaaataaataactctttgtgtcgttgttaggcctcctacgacgacgatgttcggcaccaaagccgagcatgctaattaaaccttgaatgtcacatgggcgaagtattcaaaaaataaatgttcgaataaagtcttcaaaaaaaataaatgttcaaataaatccgagtctagactaggctatgccaaagtacaatccaaatcctaagtcttagttgtcttatccatagaatcggtcctaatgcttggtgtcgttctacaagttaaaaggttaaaccatattgagtctcccctcctaacattcgaatcaatgagcacccatatgtaattgtcatcccttgctaagaatccacggcctcaatactctctctcaccaataagaagaacatattatttaattcaagtatttgcaaaatggaaacagtcatattctgaaaatcattcccccatagtcgcacaacccccaaagtgaacctaaggtgtcaataccattggcaaagaaaaaaattaatggcctcaaggcttataatcacattgggtcacgactgtcatagtcctctcgagtcactcgctccttgaaatactactaagtacggactaaaagattttcaatgtaattctttcgttaaatttcaatatggtagaaacaacattttgaaatctacgctatttgcacattttaagaaacgactaaatacgcttgcaaagtaagacaatttaaaggtccaccctaggcctactaaaattaaaggtccactataggcctaccaaacgaggctcactcagtctcgcctcgtgactcaaagaccacaaccatctaccttttagcccaaattaaaaattgaagaatttatgttggggaggaatcccaagaaaaaaagaaagaaagaatagaaagagaaaagggagagcgaaaagagcaagccagggaatacttatcccgtagtgcgACATTttaacgaaggaaaagaattgagtcaaccaatccaaatcataaaattctacgatcctagacgccttcgctctggggtccctgttcagctcattttaacctatccatgttctcattgccatgacccaagaaaccattacctcgactcttgttcttgaactcgttgtcaaccgcaaaccacgcacggccattgacacgtgcgtcataccccttatttccaaaaccttctcttataccaccattagcataatgaccatataacttgtgtagatacatcctgttgatatacccttgagccgtccccatgatgctcattggccttggttgatgtaaactcgtgacactagcacgaagctgcaaatcgtgagccctagcagatataatcctcattcttgaccaacacctatacaaattctcctatctcattcaacccatctttcaagccgtcttgagtcacaaataaaaaagagacaaatgaaaagtacattctacgctcaacataaaaatatatataaaaaaaaaattgtgaataataaaaaaggaaactttgcaaagcgcctctaaagttagtctgaaaagggaaaagaagcatttagcgcaccaaaaacgatccgcccagaagtcattttcagcgcccagggctgggcgccgaaatctttagcgcccttgcctgggcgctgaatctctctgcttgctaaaattttatccgcacatacacggaaaaataacgaacacttggaggggtacaacacgtattcagacatacgtaccatcaaaaaatacatgtactaaaaaaatataaaacaaattttttggcttacggcaaggcagcagatttaaataataataaacttcacttattctaccgtttcaaataatatgtttccacctcagaacatacttatcaaattcggcattctaagaaaccattttctaggctaagaactatgcaagacctgattccaaattaaagttatttaaagcggatacgtaggcaatccatgattcggtccaaccaatttgcaaaaatattaaaagcctatagaataacaagaataagaaatagagtcccttattgaaatttaattacttgcaacccaagtcgaaagaaaaatttaagtcaaaagaagaatccaagtcataaagatgccaaaattaatgagcacacatcgaaaaataataagggcacgtaccctcgccataaggagcactcacactcctaggcacttagccaagactcaaaagatcgctttgtctcaattgaatgggggctagcgcaagcgtccatgacctctaaagtactcgacttgacccccccctaaagcaaactaactcacttaaagactttctttcaccactaaacatagtcgttcgcttaaagaccttctttcaccactaagacacagtcatgatcgccaacaagtagtaagggcagtaagcttgcaataaagaggattgttctacggcatcgccccatcgttccttcgaactcagggcacccgttcatggtaattaaaatgcttgctaatcccctttggaaaaaatcagacattgttaataggacttggcacttaaccaaggctcaccctactcagacatatgacacgggcatctaaaatcgaaatctaaaagcatcattaatgggaagacatgatagcaactgggggctaaaaaattgaaatgaaagagctagggaaagaactaagtatacctcgaccttttatacagacatacaccaagtaaatctaagtcaatttgaaaacggtttatattcccgcaaatttggaaaagatggccctaaaagcctaaagcatatgccaaacgggcacaagtatgtcttgacgcctgcaccctggcttccagcaaatccttagacagcattccaaaaattatAACAGTATTCACTCCtgtaatcttgtacgaacccttctataagtcaaacttacttaggacacctcggattgtacatagtAGGACTTGAATTtcgaataattttcaaagacttcttcgaacataataaagtgtcattggtttaatctaagtatgcatttatctcgatgctgcaagtgagtcaaaaagatctataaatatgattatgggtaaagaaaggcacctagcttttggccaaggcacacttcaacgtatgattaccttgaccatggcaatgtcgcacaatacgacatttacaagaaaagtagcaaattactacccgaacgtacctcgcactaaacgagtctggttcaaactattcatgatccatgtcaccatgaatgcataaagacgtatgcaaagcattatagcaccaagccaatcccgtacctacaattgggggcttgagaaaaacactctaaaaatgctcgaaatgacgattttatcgtaaATTcgcgacgctaatgctatacataggggctcaatcctaagctttaatcgtgcaaaatgaaccttagaatggctagaACCCCcccccaaattctaagcactacttagaatatataaagtcaccccactaacaagggtaactgaaaatcacgagtcaccaaaactccgatcaaaccactgcacataacgctcgccctataaagcgcccgttacacagtctacaccgttccaaagcaaaagcgaaagaaaacaATACTGTCAGagatctgcccagaaatcattttcaacgcccagagctgggcgccgatatctttaacgccccaaccTGGGCGCTAAATCTTTCTggtagccaagttttgcccagatataaaaaaaaaaagaaacacctatgaatcctcgcatcgaacgaagtaataagacGTGCAAACCCATGCAGAAAAATGCCACACTTGTTCGgacacctgaacaaggcatgatgaaatactccaatgcaaaaaataataatatcccaacacctcgagaaatgttctaagacacaccgttaggccacacaagcctacgtcgcaccataagttcaaccgtaccacggtacaagtctaaaagaagagtcactagtagaaaaaacccttattgcagcgggcttttagacccctgttgcagcgtacatcgtatgctgcaactggggggcctgcaacaagtttgaacttgttgcagcgtacaatgttcgctgctaaaaggggttttttgcagcgtacatatgtatgtacgctgcaacaagtgccaaaaaattggcaaaaatttggacttgttgcagcgtacatatatatgtacgctgcaaaagactcaactttttgcagcgtacatttatttgtacgctgcaacaagtctggaattttgcgaaatttttttcccttgttgcagcgtacaatatatatgtacgctgcaaaaaagcacttttggcgggaaaattctaattttgtttagggatacctagagtgccttgcaccaaatatagaaacctgtcaaaacaataatagaataacgcaacctgtataacaaatataaaaacaacaactggagttttgtatactatatatcccaaaaccaaagtgcacatattacatttaaatatatgttccaatttcaacataaacatacattttaatataaaatttattctataacaactaaaccaactcgatccagcgcgctaaagccaataataaatacttgctggtaaaaaacttagcccattgctcacgaaccacatcaaattcctcgcataaggcgcaatcctcggagtgtagacctttacaaaaacagaaatttaaattaaacattagattaaatacaaattaaatatcacattttaacattcaagaaactaatgacaatgtcctaatagtctaaaatgagtccttaggttctttagttcaaagttgggagcgaaaatgtcattttagcctaaatatgacctataacgacccaatgaccctataggtgcataaatagattggaacgagtcttagatcgttaaaattatgcatattaaacatgtaataagttttaaatgagtccttaggttctttattttaaagttgggagcgaaaatgccttattttagcctagatatgacctataacgatcaaacaagcattaaatgggtataagtagattagaataagtcctagaaactcaaactaagcttattaatcatataataatttaaaaatgagtccttaggttcttaagttcaaagttgggagcgaaaatgtcattttagcctaaatatgacctaaaacgacacaatgagccttaaatgggcataaatggattggaataagtcctagaaagttaaaactagaatataaaacatttagtaggtttaaattgagtccttaggttctttagttcatagttgggagcgaaaatgtcattttagcctaaatatgacctacaacgacctaatgagccttaaaggtgcataaatagattggaacgagtcttataaagttaaaattatgcatattaaacatgtattaagtttaaaatgagtgcttacgttctttattttaaagttaggagcgaaaatgcctcattttagcctaaatatgacctataactatcaaacaagcattaaatgtgcataaacagattagaataagtcttagaaacttaaaactaagcatattaatcatataataagtttaaaatgagtcattaggttcttaagttcaaagttgggagcgaaaatggcactttagcctaaatatgacctataacgacacaatgagccttaaatatgcataaatggattggaatgacttctagaaagtcaaaactaggcatataaaacatttagtaagtttaaaatgagtccttaggttctttagttcatagtttggagcgaaaatgttattttagcctaaatatgtcatataacgaccaaacaagccttaaatgtgtataagtagttagaataagtcttagaaacttaaaactaagcatattaatcatgtaataagtttaaaatgagtccttaggttctttagttcaaagttaggagcgcaaatgcctcattttagcctaaatatgacctataacgataaaacaaacattaaatgtgcataaatagattagaataagtcttagaaacttaaactaagcatatttatcatataataagtttaaaatgagtcattaggttcttaagttcaaagttgggagcgaaaatgtcattttagcctaaatatgacctataacgacacaatgagccttaaatgtgcataaatggattggaatgagtactaGAAAGAttaaaataagcatataaaacatttagtaagtttaaaatgagtccttaggttctttggttcatagttgggagcgaaaatgtcattttagcctaaatatgtcctataacgaccaaacaagccttaaatgtgtataagtagttagaataagtcttagaaacttaaaactaagcatattaaacatgtaataagtttaaaataagtccttaggttctttattttaaagttgggagcgaaaatgccttattttatcctaaatatgacctacaacgataaaacaagtattaaatgtgcataaatagattagaataagtcttagaaacttaaaactaagcatatttatcatataataagtttaaaatgagctattaggttcttaagttcaaagttgggagcgaaaatgtcattttagcctggGGTTGGATAATTTTAAACACATACTAATTCCAAAATATGCTACATTTTGTCAAGAAATGATCAAAAATAGTTTTAACGATCCCACGGCACCTCTCGGACACTCCTGCAAACTTGGAAATAGCTTTGGGCAACTCAAATGAAAGGGCATCGACAATAGCCTGTTAGAAACCATCAGAAGCCACACAGTTAAATTTATTGTGAGAGTTTTTGTAATTAAAAGGGAAGGGAAGAGAGGCTGGAAAAAAACATCTTGAGATTTATTAAGTAGATTGGTGGGAGAGTGGAGAACCTCTCGAATGTTCTCAGAGCTGTAGTTGTAAACTTACACTCTATCTATCAAAGTTACAATCTTTCCTCTATCATTGTGTTGTGTTTTGCTGTGAGTTGCGTAGCAGGTACAGCAGGTACAGCAGCAGCAGTGGGTGTATTGCACTAGACGGTGCCCTAACCCGAAACATCTAGGGCATGGCTACTCAATCCACCCCCTAATGTAGTTGCCATAGATGATGCATAACCCCAACACTTCTAACAATGTTTCACTTCTCACACATGAAGCTAGTTGTAATTTATAAAATGGTTGTTTTCTTTAGCACCATTGACCAAAcccatcaaaatccaaaaaacaaACCCACAACAAAATTGGGTGCTTCAATCTTCAAAATTACACAAAACCCTATTCACACAAATTCACAAACAACCCTAAAAACCCTAAACTAGAGAGAATATAGTGAGATAAATACCTGATCAAGAGAAGGGTTTCAAAGGAAAGAGTGAATATGAGAGAGAACAACGATTGAATTGTTCTGGGTTTCTTTATCGTCAAAATCTGAAATAGCAGCAT contains:
- the LOC130460938 gene encoding uncharacterized protein isoform X1 encodes the protein MQKTQEQQNRAKTSILEPLFHTTSTMSAAVEQTPQPFILRLQQSLVSCSKILTIKKPRTIQSLFSLIFTLSFETLLLIRLLSMPFHLSCPKLFPSLQECPRGLHSEDCALCEEFDVVREQWAKFFTSKYLLLALARWIELV